One window from the genome of Oryza glaberrima chromosome 3, OglaRS2, whole genome shotgun sequence encodes:
- the LOC127768833 gene encoding allene oxide synthase 2 — translation MELGVPLPRRPVPGSYGVPFVSAVRDRLDFYYLQGQDKYFESRAERYGSTVVRINVPPGPFMARDPRVVALLDAKSFPVLFDVAKVEKRDVFTGTFMPSTSLTGGYRVCAYLDPSEPNHAKIKQLLLSLLVSRKDAFVPVFRSNFGALLDTVESQLTSGGGKSDFTALNDATSFEFIGEAYFGVRPSASSSLGTGGPTKAALWLLWQLAPLTTLGLPMIIEDPLLHTLPLPPFLISSDYKALYAYFAAAASQALDAAEGLGLSREEACHNLLFATVFNSYGGFKLLLPQILSRVAQAGEKLHERLAAEIRSAVADAGGNVTLAALEKMELTRSVVWEALRLDPPVRFQYGCAKADLEIESHDASFAIKKGEMLFGYQPCATRDPRVFGATAREFVGDRFVGEEGRKLLQYVYWSNGRETENPSVDNKQCPGKNLVVLVGRLLLVELFLRYDTFTAEAGKKVVITGVTKASTSAVNRTA, via the coding sequence ATGGAGCTAGGCGTGCCACTGCCACGACGGCCCGTGCCCGGTAGCTACGGCGTGCCGTTCGTCTCGGCGGTGCGCGACCGCCTCGACTTCTACTACTTGCAGGGGCAGGACAAGTACTTCGAGTCGCGCGCCGAGAGGTACGGCTCCACCGTCGTCCGCATCAACGTCCCGCCTGGCCCATTCATGGCGCGCGACCCCCGCGTGGTGGCGCTCCTCGACGCCAAGAGCTTCCCCGTCCTCTTCGACGTCGCCAAGGTCGAGAAGCGGGACGTGTTCACCGGCACGTTCATGCCGTCCACCTCCCTCACCGGCGGCTACCGCGTCTGCGCCTACCTCGACCCGTCCGAGCCCAACCACGCCAAGATCAAGCAgctgctcctctccctcctggTCTCTCGCAAGGACGCCTTCGTCCCGGTCTTCCGCTCCAACTTCGGCGCGCTCCTCGACACCGTCGAGTCGCAGctcacgagcggcggcggcaagtccGACTTCACCGCCCTCAACGATGCCACCTCCTTCGAGTTCATCGGCGAGGCGTACTTCGGCGTGCGTCCCTCCGCGTCGAGCTCCCTCGGCACCGGCGGGCCGACCAAGGCCGCCCTGTGGCTCCTATGGCAGCTCGCCCCGCTCACCACGCTCGGCCTGCCCATGATCATCGAGGATCCGCTCCTCCAcacgctgccgctgccaccctTCCTCATCAGCTCCGACTACAAGGCGCTGTACGCGtacttcgccgccgcggcgtcgcaggcgctcgacgccgccgaggGCCTTGGCCTGTCGCGGGAGGAGGCCTGCCACAACCTGCTGTTCGCGACGGTGTTCAACAGCTACGGCGGCTTCAAGCTGCTGCTCCCGCAGATCCTGTCGCGCGTCGCGCAGGCCGGCGAGAAGCTCCACGAGAGGCTCGCCGCGGAGATACGGAGCGCGgtggccgacgccggcggcaacgTGACGCTGGCCGCTCTGGAGAAGATGGAGCTGACCAGGTCGGTGGTGTGGGAGGCGCTGCGGCTGGACCCGCCGGTCAGGTTCCAGTACGGGTGCGCCAAGGCCGACCTGGAGATCGAGAGCCACGACGCGTCGTTCGCGATCAAGAAGGGGGAGATGCTGTTCGGCTACCAGCCGTGCGCCACCAGGGACCCGCGGGTGTTCGGCGCCACGGCGAGGGAGTTCGTCGGCGACCGGTtcgtcggcgaggaggggaggaagctGCTGCAGTACGTGTACTGGTCGAATGGGCGAGAGACGGAGAACCCTAGCGTTGACAACAAGCAGTGCCCCGGCAAGAACCTGGTGGTGCTCGTCGGAAGGCTGTTGCTCGTCGAGCTCTTCCTCCGGTACGACACCTTCACTGCCGAGGCCGGCAAAAAGGTGGTCATCACCGGGGTCACCAAAGCTTCAACCTCCGCCGTCAATCGTACTGCTTAA
- the LOC127768831 gene encoding wall-associated receptor kinase-like 14, producing the protein MRGAARLLLPLVVVLLHAARGSAGSTGGGGNGSCTQSCGRMRVPYPFGFSRGCTVQLGCDDASGTAWLGGTRGLGLLVSNVTPRAIVLTLPPNCSRPLNESLDALFTDNYAPTAQNALVVSSCDPQAAARLSNCSIPPEAYLEKSCNSIRCVLPSTKGNVDGTNVTDPFLNRSEMRRLGSDCRGLVSASIYSNTAGPALQLTALELDWWVQGRCGCSSHAICDGFTPPSTQKEAFRCECQEGFEGDGYTAGAGCRRVPKCNPSKYLSGSCGKLVQIGLLVAGVFFGAMVMGITCLVYHLLRRRSAALRSQQSTKRLLSEASCTVPFYTYREIDRATNGFAEDQRLGTGAYGTVYAGRLSNNRLVAVKRIKQRDNAGLDRVMNEVKLVSSVSHRNLVRLLGCCIEHGQQILVYEFMPNGTLAQHLQRERGPAVPWTVRLRIAVETAKAIAYLHSEVHPPIYHRDIKSSNILLDHEYNSKVADFGLSRMGMTSVDSSHISTAPQGTPGYVDPQYHQNFHLSDKSDVYSFGVVLVEIITAMKAVDFSRVGSEVNLAQLAVDRIGKGSLDDIVDPYLDPHRDAWTLTSIHKVAELAFRCLAFHSEMRPSMAEVADELEQIQVSGWAPSTDDATFMSTTSSLCSSAPSRCTDKSWGTAKSKRQAAANAVVKQETTKGAVADSPVSVQERWFSDRSSPSSNSLLRNSSLN; encoded by the exons AtgcggggcgcggcgcggctactCCTGCcactggtggtggtgctgctgcacGCAGCACGCGGATCAGCGGGATCGACGGGCGGCGGAGGCAACGGCAGCTGCACGCAGAGCTGCGGCCGCATGAGGGTGCCGTACCCGTTCGGCTTCTCCAGAGGCTGCACGGTTCAGCTCGGCTGCGACGACGCCTCCGGCACCGCGTGGCTCGGCGGGACGCGCGGGCTGGGCCTGCTCGTGAGCAACGTGACGCCGCGCGCCATCGTCCTCACCCTGCCCCCCAACTGCTCCCGCCCGCTCAACGAGTCCCTGGATGCGCTCTTCACCGACAACTACGCGCCCACCGCGCAGAACGCCCTGGTCGTGAGCTCGTGCGACCCgcaggccgccgcccgcctcagCAACTGCAGCATCCCGCCCGAGGCCTACCTCGAGAAGAGCTGCAATTCCATCCGCTGCGTCTTACCTTCTACCAAAGGCAACGTCGACGGGACAAACGTCACAGACCCTTTCTTGAATAGAAGCGAGatgcggcggctcggctcggacTGCCGCGGGCTCGTGTCGGCGTCGATCTATTCGAACACGGCGGGGCCGGCGCTGCAGCTGACCGCGCTGGAGCTGGATTGGTGGGTGCAGGGGCGGTGCGGCTGCTCGAGCCACGCCATCTGCGACGGGTTCACCCCGCCGTCTACGCAGAAGGAGGCGTTCCGGTGCGAGTGCCAGGAGGGGTTCGAGGGCGACGGCtacaccgccggcgccggttgCCGGAGAG ttcCAAAGTGTAATCCTTCAAAATACCTATCAGGATCATGTGGCAAGTTGGTTCAGATCGGCCTTCTTGTGGCAG GAGTCTTTTTTGGAGCCATGGTGATGGGCATCACCTGCTTGGTGTACCACCTGCTGCGGCGCCGGTCGGCGGCCCTCCGGAGCCAGCAGAGCACGAAGCGGCTGCTGTCGGAGGCGTCCTGCACGGTGCCCTTCTACACGTACCGCGAGATCGATCGCGCCACCAACGGCTTCGCCGAGGACCAGCGCCTTGGCACGGGCGCGTACGGCACGGTGTACGCGGGGCGGCTGAGCAACAACCGCCTCGTGGCCGTGAAGCGGATCAAGCAGCGCGACAACGCCGGGCTGGACCGCGTGATGAACGAGGTGAAGCTCGTGTCGTCGGTGAGCCACCGCAACCTCGTCCGCCTCCTCGGCTGCTGCATCGAGCACGGGCAGCAGATCCTCGTCTACGAGTTCATGCCCAACGGCACGCTGGCGCAGCACCTGCAGCGGGAGCGCGGCCCGGCCGTGCCGTGGACGGTCCGCCTCCGCATCGCCGTCGAGACGGCCAAGGCCATCGCGTACCTGCACTCGGAGGTGCACCCGCCCATCTACCACCGCGACATCAAGTCCAGCAACATCCTGCTCGACCACGAGTACAACTCCAAGGTCGCCGACTTCGGGCTGTCGCGGATGGGCATGACGTCCGTCGACTCGTCGCACATCTCCACTGCGCCGCAGGGCACGCCGGGGTACGTCGACCCTCAGTACCACCAGAACTTCCACCTCTCGGACaagagcgacgtgtacagcttcggcgtcgtgCTCGTCGAGATCATCACGGCCATGAAGGCCGTCGACTTCAGCCGGGTTGGCAGCGAGGTCAACCTGGCGCAGCTGGCCGTCGACAGGATCGGGAAAGGCAGCCtcgacgacatcgtcgaccCCTACCTAGACCCGCACAGGGACGCCTGGACTCTCACGTCCATCCACAAGGTGGCCGAGCTGGCGTTTCGGTGCCTGGCGTTCCACAGCGAGATGAGACCTTCCATGGCTGAGGTCGCCGACGAGCTGGAACAGATTCAGGTCAGCGGGTGGGCGCCGTCCACGGATGACGCCACATTCATGTCAACGACGTCCTCGCTTTGCTCGTCGGCTCCATCACGTTGCACGGACAAGTCTTGGGGGACCGCTAAGAGCAAGAGGCAGGCCGCGGCAAACGCAGTGGTAAAGCAAGAGACGACGAAGGGTGCAGTCGCCGACTCCCCCGTGTCCGTGCAGGAGAGATGGTTCAGCGATAGGAGCTCCCCTTCCTCAAATAGCCTGCTGAGGAATAGCTCCCTGAACTAA
- the LOC127767643 gene encoding conserved oligomeric Golgi complex subunit 6, translated as MAAALAPGVSRKLKKVLETRTDNPDLLASLGALSTFYVQNTPQARRNLKSSVEQRGLTINRHFLDASLPAHKALDRVEGEVHALNDSWKKIEEALGSCSASTGDIISTTERLQQELEVITQRQEIVSCFLRDYQLSNEEIHALRDEEIDEKFFKALLHVQEIHSNCKVLLRTHHQRAGLELMDMMSVYQEGAYERLCRWVQVECKRLGDTDNPEVSELLKKAVRCLKERPVLFKYCAEEVANMRHHALFRRFISALTRGGPGGLPRPIEVHAHDPLRYVGDMLGWLHQALASERELIVVLLDPDAMTDSGPTTRRYSVREGDPSKGEHDITFVLDRIFEGACRPFKVRVEQVLQSQPSLIISYKLSNTLEFYGYTISDLLGGDAALCNTIWSLRDATQQTFFNILKSRGEKLLRYPPLVAVDLSPPPAVREGISLLLELINTYNSMMVPASGKRPNFDPVISAILDPIIQMCEQAAEAQKSKGTIARRGRTSSDPTGNNRDSISVDAILSKNSSTSFLSGESSSKIYLINCLSAIQEPLMGQDVATSYINNLRSMIETHLHTLVDKEADSILRKCGLSNKMPYIKDYSSTGSKDDARPLADIVETSPQMLLECLKAFYGLVTGTEGSLPEFEQLQVPRLRSDACYGLARALAEAYELIYKAVVDPKNCYPDPRSLVKHSPEQIRTILEI; from the exons atggcggcggcgctcgctcCGGGGGTGTCCCGGAAGCTGAAGAAGGTGCTGGAGACGCGGACGGACAACCCGGATCTGCTCGCCTCGCTGGGCGCGCTCTCCACCTTCTACGTGCAGAACACCCCGCAGGCGCGCCGCAACCTCAAGTCCTCCGTCGAGCAGCGCGGCCTCACCATCAACCGCCATTTCCTCGACGCCTCCCTCCCTGCCCACAAG GCGTTGGATCGCGTCGAGGGGGAGGTGCACGCGCTCAACGATTCCTGGAAGAA GATTGAGGAAGCATTGGGCAGTTGTAGTGCAAGTACGGGGGATATCATCAGTACAACGGAGAGGCTGCAACAAGAACTTGAGGTTATCACTCAGCGCCAGGAAATTGTGTCATGCTTCCTGAGGGATTACCAACTTTCAAATGAAGAG ATACATGCACTCCGGGACGAAGAAATAGATGAGAAATTCTTCAAGGCATTGTTGCATGTCCAAGAAATACATTCAAACTGCAAGGTTCTGCTGCGAACACACCACCAG CGTGCTGGTTTGGAACTTATGGATATGATGTCTGTTTACCAAGAAGGAGCTTACGAAAGGTTATGCAG GTGGGTTCAAGTTGAATGTAAAAGATTAGGTGATACTGACAACCCTGAAGTAAGTGAACTTCTAAAGAAGGCTGTTCGATGCCTGAAGGAAAGACCTGTTTTATTTAAGTACTGCGCAGAAGAG GTTGCCAATATGAGACATCATGCCTTGTTCAGACGGTTTATAAGTGCTCTTACTAGAGGTGGACCGGGAGGGCTCCCAAGACCAATAGAAGTGCATGCTCATGATCCTCTTCGTTATGTTGGCGATATGCTGGGGTGGCTACATCAG GCTCTGGCATCTGAAAGAGAGCTTATAGTTGTTTTGCTTGATCCGGATGCGATGACTGACAGTGGTCCAACTACTCGTCGTTATTCTGTCCGAGAAGGTGATCCCTCCAAAGGAGAGCATGATATAACTTTTGTTCTTGATAGAATTTTTGAAGGGGCTTGTCGACCATTTAAAGTTCGAGTTGAACAAGTTCTGCAGTCACAACCAAGCCTGATAATTTCTTACAAACTTAGCAATACCTTGGAATTCTATGGTTACACA ATATCAGATCTGTTGGGTGGAGACGCTGCACTGTGCAATACAATATGGTCACTTAGAGATGCAACGCAGCAGACATTCTTTAATATCCTTAAGAGCCGAGGAGAAAAGTTATTGCGATATCCTCCACTTGTTGCTGTTGacctctctccccctccagCAGTGAGAGAAGGAATTTCATTGTTGCTTGAACTCATAAATACCTACAATAGCATGATGGTTCCTGCCTCTGGAAAAAGGCCAAATTTCGATCCTGTCATTTCTGCCATACTGGATCCTATAATTCAG ATGTGTGAGCAAGCTGCAGAGGCACAAAAGTCAAAAGGGACAATTGCACGGCGTGGTAGAACTAGTTCTGATCCCACTGGAAATAATAGAGATTCAATCTCAGTTGATGCTATTTTATCTAAGAATTCATCAACATCCTTTCTG AGTGGTGAATCTTCATCCAAAATCTACCTCATCAACTGTTTGTCAGCTATTCAGGAACCATTGATGGGCCAAGATGTTGCTACAAGTTATATTAACAACCTGCGGTCTATGATTGAAACACATTTGCACACCCTAGTAGATAAAGAAGCTGATAGCATTCTTAGGAAATGTGGACTATCAAACAAGATGCCATACATAAAGGACTATAGCTCTACTGGCAGCAAGGATGACGCACGACCTTTGGCTGATATTGTGGAGACATCACCGCAAATGTTGTTGGAATGCTTGAAGGCATTCTATGGTCTAGTGACTGGAACAGAAGGTTCCTTGCCTGAATTTGAGCAGCTGCAGGTACCAAGGTTGCGTTCTGATGCATGCTATGGTTTGGCTAGAGCTCTGGCGGAAGCTTATGAACTGATCTATAAGGCAGTGGTGGATCCAAAGAATTGCTACCCTGACCCAAGGTCTTTAGTAAAACACTCGCCTGAGCAGATAAGGACTATACTAGAAATCTGA